The [Bacillus] selenitireducens MLS10 genome includes a region encoding these proteins:
- a CDS encoding 1,2-alpha-glucosylglycerol phosphorylase produces MHEIGEHLTTNTGWDIIKNRYEAAQAITEGSNFMIGNGFMGYRGTFAEDGKDAYAACIVTDTWDKADGKWEELSTVPNALLTLLHVDGEPFIMSEEAASFERTLDLSQGVTSRKVSQRMKNGATITIHEEKFASYRKKHAVLMKYTVESDQDTDAVLDTGIDYDVWSINGDHLQGHHYFSHPTGDGVTAKTVSYEDTVTVVETCSLDADASEEDYQNPDGSGRTFSLSLEAGKPVTLEKAMIIYSSNDVDNPQDEALLEAKHMQSYEEEKAANRLEWDNLWSHYDVTIQNNIIDQVALRFNIYHAIIATPVHKSLPIGARGLSCQAYQGAAFWDQEIYNMPMYLYSNPEIARNILKYRHRTLDGARRKAKRLGYEGAYYAWISGKTGDELCPDFFFKDVLSGRDIRNHFNDWQIHISPDIAYAVKKYHQVTGDDAFIRDYGAEMIFEIARFLASHAVYKPMRGRYEFMRVQGPDEYHENVDNNAFTNHQAMFTLQAADELLQTLDEKTLSAVKEKIGLSDDEISLWRDMLANTYVPKPDKHGIIEQFDGYYDLETIIPAKKVTERLIKEDEYYGYPNGVTVRTQCIKQADVIQLFVLHPHLYDRKTVELNYEFYEPRTLHFSSLSPSSYAIVAAQIDKVEEAYRNFRKSVMIDLLNTNEAVSGGTFIGGIHTAANGASWQMVVNGFGGLSVHGDDIHLSPRLPDAWDGYTFKAIVKGQTLEVDVTKEQITITNKSEDRKPLTLHIFGEKSVLDSERITKSR; encoded by the coding sequence ATGCATGAAATTGGAGAACATCTGACGACGAACACTGGCTGGGACATTATCAAGAACCGCTATGAGGCAGCGCAAGCCATCACAGAAGGCAGTAATTTTATGATCGGAAACGGCTTTATGGGTTACCGGGGCACGTTTGCCGAGGACGGGAAAGATGCCTACGCCGCCTGTATCGTCACCGATACGTGGGATAAAGCCGACGGCAAATGGGAAGAGCTGAGTACCGTGCCTAATGCCCTTTTGACATTGCTTCACGTTGACGGCGAACCTTTCATCATGTCTGAAGAGGCGGCATCCTTTGAGCGGACACTCGACCTCTCGCAGGGCGTCACGTCCCGCAAGGTTTCCCAGAGGATGAAAAACGGGGCCACCATCACCATTCATGAAGAGAAATTCGCGAGCTACAGGAAAAAGCATGCCGTACTCATGAAATACACCGTTGAGAGCGATCAGGATACCGATGCTGTGCTCGATACAGGCATTGACTACGACGTCTGGAGCATTAACGGGGATCATCTGCAGGGGCATCATTACTTCTCGCATCCAACAGGTGACGGTGTCACGGCCAAAACGGTCTCCTATGAAGATACGGTTACCGTTGTGGAAACGTGCAGCCTTGATGCGGACGCCTCTGAGGAAGACTATCAGAACCCGGACGGATCCGGGAGAACCTTCTCATTAAGCCTGGAAGCCGGAAAACCGGTCACCCTTGAGAAGGCCATGATTATTTATTCATCCAATGACGTGGACAATCCGCAGGATGAAGCGCTCCTGGAAGCCAAACATATGCAAAGCTATGAGGAGGAGAAAGCGGCAAATCGATTGGAATGGGACAACCTCTGGTCGCATTACGATGTAACGATCCAAAACAATATCATCGATCAGGTGGCACTCCGCTTCAACATTTATCATGCCATTATCGCGACGCCTGTTCACAAGAGCCTGCCAATCGGAGCCCGCGGCCTCAGCTGTCAGGCCTATCAGGGCGCAGCGTTCTGGGATCAGGAAATCTATAATATGCCCATGTATCTCTACAGTAACCCGGAGATTGCCCGGAACATTCTCAAGTACCGTCACCGCACCCTCGACGGCGCAAGGAGAAAGGCGAAGCGCCTTGGCTATGAAGGTGCCTATTATGCATGGATCAGCGGCAAGACCGGTGATGAACTCTGTCCGGACTTCTTCTTTAAAGACGTCTTAAGCGGCCGTGACATCCGTAATCATTTCAACGACTGGCAGATTCATATTTCTCCAGACATCGCCTATGCCGTGAAGAAATACCATCAGGTGACCGGGGACGATGCCTTCATCCGTGATTACGGAGCCGAGATGATTTTTGAAATTGCCCGCTTCCTCGCTTCCCATGCCGTCTACAAGCCGATGCGCGGACGCTATGAGTTTATGCGGGTTCAGGGTCCTGATGAATACCATGAGAACGTCGATAACAACGCCTTTACGAACCATCAGGCCATGTTCACTCTGCAGGCGGCGGACGAGCTTCTTCAGACCCTCGATGAGAAAACGCTCAGCGCTGTCAAAGAGAAGATCGGGCTCTCGGACGACGAGATCAGTCTCTGGCGGGACATGCTTGCCAACACGTATGTGCCAAAACCGGACAAGCACGGCATCATTGAACAGTTTGACGGCTACTACGATCTCGAAACGATCATTCCGGCCAAAAAAGTCACCGAACGTCTCATCAAAGAAGACGAGTATTACGGCTATCCAAACGGTGTCACCGTCAGAACGCAGTGCATCAAACAGGCGGATGTCATTCAGCTGTTCGTCCTGCATCCGCATCTGTACGACCGAAAGACGGTTGAACTGAACTATGAGTTCTACGAGCCGCGGACGCTTCACTTTTCTTCTCTCAGTCCGTCAAGCTACGCCATCGTCGCAGCTCAGATTGACAAAGTGGAAGAAGCCTACCGCAATTTCCGCAAGTCCGTCATGATCGATCTGTTAAACACGAACGAGGCCGTCAGTGGCGGCACGTTCATCGGCGGCATCCACACCGCCGCAAACGGCGCCTCCTGGCAGATGGTCGTCAACGGCTTTGGCGGTCTGTCTGTCCACGGTGATGACATTCACCTGAGTCCCCGTCTTCCTGACGCATGGGACGGTTACACGTTTAAAGCCATCGTCAAAGGACAGACCCTGGAAGTGGACGTAACGAAAGAACAGATCACGATCACAAACAAAAGCGAGGACCGCAAGCCGCTTACGCTGCATATATTCGGCGAAAAATCTGTCCTCGATTCCGAGCGCATCACCAAGTCCCGCTAA
- a CDS encoding SDR family oxidoreductase — MRDDIYRDPLPLKGRRYIITGVSRRIGIGAAIARQIAAWGGSVILHHYGTHDEEQPWGGDDIDAVKKDIRGYLTENATLHDSFGDLQDPSEPDRFFDTILSLGVHVDGIILNHALSGSDGAIGDLTAEMLDRHYAINTRATMLLIQHYVRHFGQSGNGRVVMMTSGQGMGPMPGEVAYSLSKGALAGITLTLSDQLSRQGITVNTVNPGPVDTGYLSEEDWQTVRRKFPFGRFGEPKDPARLIAWLVTDEAHWITGQVIHSEGGFARWRD; from the coding sequence ATGAGAGATGACATATACCGGGATCCTCTCCCACTGAAAGGCCGGCGCTACATCATCACCGGCGTCAGCCGGAGGATTGGCATAGGGGCAGCAATTGCAAGGCAAATTGCCGCTTGGGGCGGCTCTGTGATTCTGCACCACTATGGCACCCACGATGAAGAGCAGCCCTGGGGCGGAGACGACATTGACGCTGTAAAAAAAGACATCCGGGGCTATTTGACAGAAAACGCAACCCTGCATGACTCATTCGGCGACCTTCAGGATCCCTCAGAGCCTGATCGCTTCTTTGACACCATACTGTCCCTCGGTGTTCATGTGGACGGGATCATTCTGAACCATGCCCTGAGCGGATCTGACGGCGCCATTGGCGATCTCACGGCAGAGATGCTCGACAGGCATTACGCGATCAATACCCGGGCGACGATGCTGTTAATTCAACACTACGTCAGGCATTTCGGTCAGAGCGGCAACGGCCGTGTTGTGATGATGACATCGGGCCAGGGAATGGGACCGATGCCTGGTGAAGTTGCCTACAGTCTGTCGAAAGGGGCACTCGCAGGCATCACCCTCACACTCTCTGATCAGCTCAGTCGTCAAGGGATCACCGTCAATACCGTGAATCCGGGTCCTGTCGACACCGGATACCTCTCTGAGGAGGACTGGCAAACAGTCAGACGCAAATTCCCTTTCGGGCGTTTTGGAGAACCCAAAGACCCTGCACGCCTCATCGCATGGCTCGTCACCGATGAAGCTCACTGGATCACCGGACAGGTGATCCATTCCGAAGGCGGCTTTGCCAGATGGCGCGATTGA
- a CDS encoding LacI family DNA-binding transcriptional regulator: MATIKEIARAAGVSHSTVSRALNDSPLIAEGTKEKIRQLASEMDFEVNHAARSLNRRVSNVIGIVTPPFFGDMKSELFFASLTDQLIRALQDEGYLIKMEYGGAENGRVRKLSRGRNVDGLIIIDKDLPKSDAAFLKFEQMPVVFLHYEPEQFTPDEVYLVKTDHHTGGFLAGEHLLENNRRRLMSLTAKDGVSIEYTERTDGFLHALKTHRAPDPVVLKTALSFHAAYETVSMTPAIAKREIDGLFAQTDIIALAAIEAMKDMGVRVPEEIAVVGYDNIEIGSYFKPHLTTIEQPVRPMVETACRLLLEQMSGKNPPFQHVRIKPTLIKRDSVVASS, from the coding sequence TTGGCGACAATCAAAGAAATTGCCCGGGCTGCAGGCGTCAGCCATTCCACCGTATCGAGGGCGTTGAATGATTCACCGCTCATCGCTGAAGGAACGAAAGAAAAAATCCGCCAGTTGGCTTCGGAAATGGATTTTGAAGTGAACCATGCCGCACGTTCTCTGAACAGACGGGTCAGTAACGTCATCGGCATTGTCACACCTCCCTTCTTCGGTGATATGAAGAGCGAGCTTTTTTTCGCATCTTTAACCGATCAGCTGATCCGCGCCCTGCAGGATGAGGGGTATCTGATCAAAATGGAGTACGGCGGTGCTGAAAACGGCCGTGTAAGAAAGCTCTCCCGAGGCAGGAATGTCGACGGGCTCATCATCATCGACAAGGATCTTCCAAAATCGGATGCAGCGTTTCTCAAGTTTGAACAGATGCCGGTTGTCTTCTTGCACTACGAACCGGAACAGTTCACCCCCGATGAAGTGTATCTCGTCAAGACAGATCATCATACGGGTGGCTTTCTTGCAGGGGAACATCTCCTGGAAAATAACCGGAGGCGGCTCATGTCCCTCACCGCCAAAGACGGCGTCAGCATCGAGTACACGGAGCGGACCGACGGTTTTTTGCACGCACTCAAGACGCATCGGGCGCCGGATCCTGTTGTCCTCAAAACAGCTCTCTCATTCCATGCGGCTTATGAGACCGTCTCAATGACGCCTGCAATCGCAAAACGGGAGATCGACGGCCTGTTCGCACAGACGGATATCATTGCCCTTGCAGCCATTGAGGCCATGAAGGATATGGGGGTCCGTGTTCCTGAAGAGATCGCCGTCGTCGGTTACGACAATATTGAGATCGGCAGCTATTTCAAACCCCATCTCACCACGATTGAACAGCCTGTAAGACCGATGGTCGAAACCGCCTGCAGGCTTCTTTTGGAACAGATGTCCGGCAAAAATCCGCCTTTTCAGCATGTGCGGATCAAACCGACGCTCATCAAACGGGATTCGGTTGTGGCATCATCTTAA
- a CDS encoding MFS transporter codes for MNVQGEKPVFFYGWYIVVIGGLSLFFSGAGQTYSNAIFIDYYIEDFNWGRSLVSGIYSTATFFAGMLLYKVGASIDKYGTRNVSLAVSILLALAAFWNSFVVAPWMLFIGFFLIRLLGQGSMTLVGNTLVPQWFIQKRGRALSLMMIGGFAGSTLFPPMVAWLIEGFGWEWAWRVLGLMILVIFVPIVYFFMKDKPEDIGLLPDNRASVAELSTPEPGKKAVSDISWTLQEAKKTRAFWLLLLCVGIPSMLNTGLTFHLISILGGSGLTPTQGAFILSLMAAVGFPVTMAAGFVLEKMRANVVFAFVFAGQVLFLTVLLLTDSLLMAVVFGVIWGMVGGIERIVISYIFPDYFGRGHIGSIKGIAQTMTVIGSAFGPLPFGFAYDLFGGYTEIILLMYLFPVLGLIASLLARKPVKEE; via the coding sequence ATGAACGTGCAAGGAGAAAAGCCGGTCTTTTTTTACGGCTGGTATATCGTTGTGATCGGCGGCCTGAGTCTCTTTTTTTCCGGGGCAGGACAGACGTATTCCAATGCAATCTTTATTGATTATTACATAGAAGACTTTAACTGGGGACGCTCGCTTGTCTCGGGGATTTATTCGACAGCGACGTTTTTTGCCGGGATGCTGCTTTATAAAGTCGGGGCAAGTATCGATAAATACGGAACCCGGAACGTATCCCTTGCTGTGAGTATTTTGCTGGCACTGGCCGCCTTTTGGAACAGTTTTGTCGTGGCTCCCTGGATGCTCTTTATCGGTTTTTTTCTGATCCGGCTCTTGGGTCAGGGATCGATGACACTCGTTGGAAACACGCTCGTTCCACAGTGGTTCATTCAAAAGAGAGGCCGTGCGCTCAGTCTGATGATGATCGGTGGTTTTGCCGGTTCGACCCTGTTCCCGCCCATGGTGGCCTGGCTGATTGAAGGGTTTGGCTGGGAGTGGGCCTGGCGGGTTCTCGGCCTGATGATTCTCGTTATTTTTGTGCCGATTGTGTATTTCTTTATGAAGGATAAGCCTGAAGACATCGGACTCTTACCGGATAATCGCGCCTCTGTGGCGGAACTCTCGACCCCTGAACCGGGGAAGAAGGCCGTATCGGATATTTCCTGGACCTTGCAGGAGGCGAAGAAAACAAGGGCCTTTTGGCTGTTGCTCCTCTGTGTCGGGATTCCATCGATGCTGAACACGGGGCTGACCTTTCACCTCATCTCCATTCTCGGAGGCAGCGGTCTTACTCCGACGCAGGGGGCATTTATTCTCAGTCTGATGGCCGCAGTCGGCTTTCCTGTGACAATGGCTGCCGGTTTTGTTCTGGAGAAGATGCGGGCAAATGTCGTGTTCGCCTTTGTTTTTGCCGGACAGGTCCTGTTTCTGACGGTTCTGCTCCTTACCGATTCCCTGCTGATGGCGGTGGTGTTCGGGGTTATCTGGGGCATGGTCGGCGGCATTGAACGGATTGTCATCTCCTATATCTTCCCTGACTACTTTGGACGCGGACATATCGGCAGCATCAAAGGGATTGCACAGACGATGACGGTCATCGGTTCTGCCTTCGGGCCTCTGCCGTTTGGATTTGCGTATGATCTGTTTGGCGGGTACACGGAGATCATCTTGCTGATGTATCTGTTTCCTGTCCTTGGTTTGATTGCAAGTCTTTTGGCCCGTAAACCTGTCAAAGAGGAATGA